One window of Brachybacterium ginsengisoli genomic DNA carries:
- a CDS encoding sulfite exporter TauE/SafE family protein, whose translation MELVLLAIGVGLCVGVVVGALGAGGGILAVPVLVFGLGMPAHSATASSLIIVLITALASLPHHARNRNVDWRNGLVFAGVSVVGAVLGSRLSALVPEHLLLTLFGAMLVAVAIAMLRRALRTRREERAEAAAHGRAVDADCAETVATHDDPVLDQPGPDTVEAADGMLRHHGEPELPTTPARPSSPRLPLVIAAATLTGFLTGFFGVGGGFIVVPMLVIALGLAMRRASGTSLLVMIIATITSLLARLGTDVQIDWVTTLVFAAGSAVGGILGGPLSSKARPSTLALLFSVLLGGVAAVTLVQTLL comes from the coding sequence ATGGAACTCGTCCTGCTCGCGATCGGGGTGGGCCTCTGCGTCGGCGTGGTGGTCGGCGCCCTGGGAGCCGGCGGCGGCATCCTCGCCGTGCCTGTGCTGGTGTTCGGGCTCGGCATGCCCGCGCACTCCGCGACCGCCTCGAGCCTGATCATCGTGCTGATCACGGCGCTGGCGAGCCTGCCGCACCACGCCCGCAACCGGAACGTGGACTGGCGCAACGGCCTGGTGTTCGCGGGGGTCTCGGTGGTCGGCGCGGTGCTCGGCTCGCGACTGTCAGCCCTGGTCCCCGAGCACCTGCTGCTCACCCTGTTCGGCGCGATGCTGGTGGCGGTCGCGATCGCGATGCTGCGCCGCGCCCTGCGCACCCGCCGCGAGGAGCGCGCGGAGGCCGCCGCCCACGGCCGCGCGGTCGACGCGGACTGCGCCGAGACCGTGGCCACGCACGATGATCCGGTGCTCGACCAGCCCGGCCCCGACACCGTCGAGGCGGCCGACGGCATGCTCCGCCACCACGGCGAGCCCGAGCTGCCGACCACCCCGGCACGTCCCTCCTCCCCGCGCCTGCCGCTGGTGATCGCCGCGGCCACCCTCACCGGCTTCCTCACCGGGTTCTTCGGCGTGGGCGGCGGGTTCATCGTGGTGCCGATGCTGGTGATCGCGCTGGGCCTCGCCATGCGCCGCGCCTCCGGCACCAGCCTGCTGGTCATGATCATCGCGACGATCACGAGCCTGCTGGCGCGCCTGGGCACCGACGTCCAGATCGACTGGGTGACCACCCTCGTCTTCGCCGCAGGCTCCGCGGTGGGCGGCATCCTCGGCGGGCCGCTGTCCTCGAAGGCCCGCCCCTCCACGCTCGCCCTGCTGTTCTCCGTGCTGCTGGGCGGTGTGGCCGCGGTGACCCTGGTCCAGACGCTGCTCTGA
- a CDS encoding DinB family protein gives MTSPDPRSSARPDTRVEPSMMAGERESLDGWLEYYRETVLLKIDGLDGEQLARRSVPPSALSPAGILRHLADVEAYWLLEVLHGEEQPDPHCSDDNPDGDFLDATAETALADVAAYREQVEASRAAQARWPDLDAPVLGWRRGQELNLRWILSHLLEEYARHQGHLDLLCEAVDGRTGE, from the coding sequence ATGACCTCCCCGGATCCCCGCTCCTCCGCCCGCCCCGACACCCGCGTCGAACCGTCGATGATGGCCGGTGAGCGGGAGTCGCTCGACGGCTGGCTCGAGTACTACCGGGAGACGGTGCTGCTCAAGATCGACGGGCTGGACGGCGAGCAGCTGGCCCGCCGCTCCGTGCCGCCCTCAGCGCTGAGCCCCGCGGGCATCCTCCGCCACCTCGCCGATGTCGAGGCCTACTGGCTCCTCGAGGTGCTGCACGGCGAGGAGCAGCCGGACCCGCACTGCAGCGACGACAACCCGGACGGGGACTTCCTCGACGCGACGGCCGAGACCGCCCTGGCCGACGTCGCCGCCTACCGCGAGCAGGTCGAGGCGTCCCGTGCCGCACAGGCGCGCTGGCCGGATCTGGACGCCCCGGTGCTCGGCTGGCGCCGGGGCCAGGAGCTGAACCTCCGGTGGATCCTCAGCCATCTGCTCGAGGAGTACGCCCGCCACCAGGGACATCTCGACCTGCTGTGCGAGGCCGTCGACGGTCGGACCGGCGAGTGA